A region from the Solibacillus sp. FSL H8-0523 genome encodes:
- a CDS encoding rod shape-determining protein → MFGLGNKDVGIDLGTANTLVFIKGKGIVLREPSVVAKNTKTGDIVAVGNDAKNMIGRTPGSIVAIRPMKDGVIADFEITTAMIQYYLRESMKVSGSNWKKPNVMICVPYGITSVEQRAVIDASRQAGAKEAFTIEEPFAAAIGANLPVWEPTGSMVVDIGGGTTEVAVISLGGIVTSESVRVGGDAMDHAIIAYIRKTYNLTIGERTAEQVKVEIGTARAEGPAEKMDIRGRDLVTGLPKTIEITSDEISKSLHEAIAAILDGVKKTLEQTPPELSADVMERGIVLTGGGALLRNLDKVISDETKMPVFIAENPLDCVAIGTGKALDNIDLIRAQQL, encoded by the coding sequence TTGTTTGGATTAGGGAATAAAGATGTCGGGATTGATCTTGGCACAGCGAATACACTAGTATTTATTAAAGGAAAAGGCATCGTTTTACGCGAGCCTTCAGTAGTTGCTAAAAACACGAAAACTGGTGATATTGTTGCAGTAGGTAACGATGCTAAAAACATGATCGGCCGTACACCAGGTTCAATCGTAGCCATTCGTCCCATGAAAGATGGCGTTATTGCAGACTTCGAAATTACAACAGCAATGATTCAGTATTATTTACGTGAATCGATGAAAGTTTCAGGTTCAAACTGGAAAAAACCAAACGTGATGATTTGTGTTCCTTATGGCATTACGTCAGTTGAGCAACGTGCAGTAATCGATGCATCTCGTCAAGCTGGTGCAAAAGAAGCCTTCACAATTGAAGAACCATTTGCAGCGGCGATCGGTGCGAACTTACCAGTTTGGGAGCCAACAGGTTCAATGGTCGTTGATATCGGTGGCGGTACGACTGAAGTAGCGGTTATTTCTTTAGGCGGTATCGTAACAAGTGAATCGGTACGCGTTGGTGGGGATGCAATGGATCACGCAATTATTGCTTACATCCGCAAAACGTATAACCTAACAATTGGTGAACGTACAGCTGAGCAAGTAAAAGTAGAAATTGGTACAGCACGTGCAGAAGGTCCAGCGGAAAAAATGGACATCCGTGGTCGTGACCTAGTAACAGGCTTGCCAAAAACAATCGAAATTACATCAGATGAAATTTCAAAATCATTACATGAAGCGATTGCAGCAATTTTAGATGGCGTGAAAAAAACATTAGAACAAACGCCTCCAGAATTATCTGCTGACGTAATGGAGCGCGGAATCGTATTAACAGGTGGCGGTGCATTATTACGTAACCTAGATAAAGTGATTAGCGACGAAACAAAAATGCCAGTATTTATTGCAGAAAATCCATTAGACTGTGTCGCAATCGGTACTGGTAAAGCGCTAGATAACATCGATCTTATTCGCGCACAACAATTATAA
- a CDS encoding folylpolyglutamate synthase/dihydrofolate synthase family protein, with the protein MFQSMEECTDFIFRLKASQYKGEPLESAKIILAALGNPQQKTKFIHFAGSNGKGSTLNATREILMAHGLTVGAFISPHLERANERVTINKQQISDEDFLRIANKLAEVVVNKLDGKFPSFFEFMTLLALIYFSEKALDVALLETGIGGRLDSTNVIVPEVSVITTISLEHTDMLGDTYAQIAAEKAGIIKTGKPVVIGVKNEKALSVIKETAQKLTAPIYALNEQFFVNSHTTQFDYTGEIRLANVELAMFGEHQIANAALAITTTQLFLGALDEVKLRDALKHAKWEGRFEWVRDNIVLDGAHNSEGTTALIETLQQVVPDKNYVFVYAALQDKDHGVSIGLMDQVASEIHFTQIALPRAATAQQLLEQSTHGNKSAHADWTTLVEQKMSELSDRDVLVITGSLYFIAEVRGYFVHKGWL; encoded by the coding sequence ATGTTTCAATCAATGGAAGAATGCACAGACTTTATTTTTCGCTTAAAGGCGAGTCAGTATAAAGGGGAACCATTAGAGTCAGCGAAGATCATTTTAGCAGCACTTGGCAATCCACAGCAGAAAACAAAGTTCATTCATTTTGCCGGTTCAAATGGTAAGGGTTCTACATTAAATGCAACACGTGAAATTTTAATGGCACATGGTTTAACGGTAGGCGCATTTATTTCACCGCATTTAGAACGTGCCAATGAGCGTGTGACGATTAATAAACAGCAAATTTCGGATGAGGATTTTTTACGCATTGCAAACAAGTTAGCCGAAGTAGTTGTTAATAAACTTGATGGTAAATTCCCGAGCTTTTTTGAATTTATGACATTACTCGCACTTATTTATTTTTCTGAAAAAGCATTGGATGTGGCGTTACTTGAAACAGGTATTGGTGGGCGGTTAGATTCAACGAACGTGATTGTGCCGGAAGTGTCCGTCATTACGACAATTTCTCTTGAGCATACCGATATGCTAGGAGATACGTATGCTCAAATTGCAGCTGAAAAAGCCGGGATTATTAAAACGGGAAAACCAGTCGTGATTGGTGTGAAAAATGAGAAAGCCCTTAGCGTTATTAAAGAAACAGCGCAAAAGTTAACAGCGCCAATTTACGCATTAAATGAGCAGTTTTTCGTAAATTCACATACGACGCAATTTGATTATACAGGGGAAATAAGGCTAGCGAATGTCGAGCTTGCCATGTTTGGCGAGCATCAAATTGCCAACGCAGCCCTTGCTATTACGACAACACAGCTATTTTTAGGTGCGCTAGATGAAGTGAAGCTGCGTGATGCGCTAAAACATGCCAAATGGGAAGGGCGCTTTGAATGGGTGCGTGACAACATCGTATTAGACGGTGCGCATAATTCAGAAGGGACTACAGCATTAATTGAAACGTTGCAGCAAGTTGTACCTGATAAAAATTATGTCTTTGTTTACGCGGCATTACAAGATAAGGACCATGGTGTGAGCATTGGGCTAATGGATCAAGTCGCTTCAGAAATACATTTCACACAAATTGCATTACCACGAGCGGCAACCGCACAGCAGTTATTGGAACAAAGCACACATGGAAACAAATCTGCACATGCGGATTGGACGACTCTAGTGGAGCAAAAAATGTCCGAGTTATCCGATCGAGACGTGCTTGTCATTACCGGTTCTCTGTATTTTATCGCAGAAGTGCGTGGCTATTTTGTGCATAAAGGGTGGTTGTAA
- the radC gene encoding DNA repair protein RadC, which translates to MTGTSMINLKIHDVHEADRPRERFLRQGAKSLSNQELIAILLGTGTKQESVLTVANRVLLTFEKLHNLKFATLEEMTEIKGIGEAKAVLLLASIELGRRLASKEDEQRYTIRSPEDAANFLMQDMTSLQQEHFVCLFLNVKNQILHKKTIFVGSLNASIVHPREIFREAVKRSAASIICAHNHPSGVPTPSPEDIDVTTRLYEAGKIVGVDLLDHVIIGDHQFISMKEKGYF; encoded by the coding sequence ATGACTGGAACTTCTATGATAAATTTAAAAATTCATGATGTACATGAAGCGGATCGTCCGCGTGAACGGTTTCTGCGTCAAGGTGCGAAAAGTTTATCAAATCAAGAACTTATTGCGATTTTACTTGGTACAGGAACGAAGCAGGAATCGGTGCTCACGGTAGCAAATCGGGTTTTGTTAACCTTTGAAAAACTGCATAATTTGAAATTTGCAACACTTGAAGAAATGACCGAAATTAAAGGAATTGGAGAAGCGAAGGCGGTGCTTTTACTGGCGTCTATCGAACTTGGGCGACGTCTTGCTTCCAAAGAGGATGAGCAACGCTATACGATTCGTTCACCAGAAGATGCAGCCAATTTCTTGATGCAGGACATGACTTCACTACAGCAGGAGCACTTTGTCTGTCTGTTTTTAAATGTCAAAAATCAAATTTTACACAAGAAAACCATTTTTGTAGGTAGCCTCAATGCAAGTATCGTACACCCACGCGAAATTTTCCGCGAAGCTGTGAAACGTTCTGCGGCTTCCATCATTTGTGCACACAATCATCCGAGTGGCGTGCCAACACCGAGCCCTGAAGATATTGACGTGACAACGCGTCTTTACGAAGCAGGAAAAATTGTCGGCGTAGATTTACTCGATCATGTCATCATTGGAGATCATCAATTTATCAGTATGAAGGAAAAGGGTTATTTCTAA
- the mreC gene encoding rod shape-determining protein MreC: protein MPHLANKKLIILLVSVIFLVALIGFSLRDRHNATLPEKIIKDTVGFAQSLVAKPTNYITGIFSNIDSLLNTYDENQRLKMRLEDFAVLQAEVSTLKAENASLRDLAQVEESLRDFDPIQATVIARNPDQWEEKIILNKGTAHGVEKNMAVMTSRGLIGKIVIATPYTSEVELLYTNNENYRVSALVVGENNEEIHGLVEGYDEERNELLLKRIDSKIKVEVGGKVVSSGLGGIFPKGVLIGEITEVTTDDFGLTKMAYVKPAADFSMLENVVIAKRTTTSVDGSDGGATNADLTNEVDEAQVEGDE, encoded by the coding sequence GTGCCACATTTAGCAAATAAAAAATTAATCATACTTTTAGTAAGTGTAATTTTTCTAGTGGCACTGATTGGTTTCTCTTTGCGTGATCGTCATAACGCAACACTACCCGAAAAAATTATTAAAGATACCGTTGGCTTTGCACAATCCCTTGTTGCGAAGCCAACGAACTACATAACGGGTATTTTTAGCAATATTGATTCTCTGTTAAACACGTACGATGAAAACCAGCGCTTAAAAATGCGCTTAGAGGATTTTGCCGTATTACAGGCGGAAGTAAGTACGTTAAAGGCCGAAAATGCTTCATTACGTGACCTTGCTCAAGTTGAGGAAAGTCTACGTGATTTCGACCCGATTCAGGCGACGGTCATTGCAAGAAACCCGGATCAGTGGGAAGAAAAAATTATTTTAAACAAAGGTACAGCGCATGGTGTTGAAAAGAATATGGCAGTCATGACATCGCGCGGTTTAATTGGTAAAATTGTAATTGCAACACCATATACTTCAGAAGTAGAGCTTCTTTATACAAACAATGAAAATTACCGTGTTTCAGCGCTTGTCGTTGGTGAAAACAATGAAGAAATTCATGGTTTAGTAGAAGGTTATGACGAAGAGCGTAACGAATTATTATTAAAACGCATCGATTCAAAAATTAAAGTAGAAGTCGGTGGAAAGGTCGTTTCATCAGGTTTAGGTGGTATTTTCCCTAAAGGTGTTCTCATCGGTGAAATTACCGAGGTGACAACAGATGACTTCGGCTTAACGAAAATGGCTTATGTGAAACCAGCCGCAGACTTTTCAATGTTAGAGAATGTGGTAATTGCCAAACGTACAACAACTTCGGTTGATGGTTCAGATGGTGGTGCTACGAACGCGGATTTAACAAATGAAGTGGACGAAGCACAAGTTGAGGGGGATGAATAA
- a CDS encoding Maf family protein — protein MNFTTNEQLVLASASPRRKELLAMLGVPFQIVTSDVEETSVQANSAEDYVKGVALLKTRDVANKCQNQCVIGADTIVVFNDQLLHKPKSHEEAVAHLKQLRGNRHAVMTAVAIILADGTEHAFVEKTHVFFKDVSDEMIEAYVKTKDPFDKAGGYGIQTSGALLVDRIEGDYNNVVGLPIASLVQKLLTLHLLKLNV, from the coding sequence ATGAATTTTACTACAAATGAACAGCTCGTTTTAGCATCAGCTTCTCCGAGACGTAAAGAATTATTAGCCATGTTAGGTGTGCCTTTTCAAATTGTCACAAGTGATGTGGAAGAAACAAGTGTACAAGCAAACTCAGCAGAAGACTATGTAAAAGGAGTCGCACTATTAAAAACGCGTGATGTGGCAAATAAATGCCAAAATCAATGTGTCATTGGTGCGGATACAATTGTTGTTTTTAACGATCAACTTTTACATAAACCGAAATCACATGAAGAGGCAGTGGCACATTTAAAACAGCTCCGCGGCAATCGTCATGCAGTGATGACAGCGGTCGCCATCATCTTAGCAGACGGCACGGAGCATGCGTTTGTCGAAAAGACGCACGTGTTTTTCAAAGACGTCTCGGACGAAATGATTGAAGCGTATGTAAAAACGAAAGATCCTTTTGATAAAGCTGGCGGTTACGGGATTCAAACGAGTGGCGCCTTACTCGTTGATCGTATTGAAGGAGACTACAATAACGTTGTCGGCTTACCAATTGCGTCATTAGTTCAAAAATTGCTTACTTTACATCTACTCAAACTAAACGTTTAG
- a CDS encoding folylpolyglutamate synthase/dihydrofolate synthase family protein has protein sequence MIPLLDVYKERWQVVSDTAIKPGLASIEHALDVLGNPQRELKVVHFAGTNGKGSTLTFVEAMARAYDLSVGKFMSPCVVDVHDQIQINGLAMEPQQLDIIFKQLRDAGLSGKLTDFELLTVVALLFFKQQQVDLVLLEAGMGGRMDSTNVVQPIVSIITSIALEHTNFLGTTLESIAAHKAGIIKKERPVVLGEMPEQVQPVFEQEAKHKQAHLETYGETFFIIEEQHGETYTNLERHVKLEQLTRQFKGPHQGKNMALAITAFLHVLEFFDQPLHPEKIQQAVMQAQLAGRFEEVLPNVYFDGAHNPASIDMLVQTIQQQFPDQTIEFVIGLLADKDVGTILQQLEQVSDVFYFVDIHNPRAMPAQLLMKKSHAQHKVMLANVGAFLRQPVELGKIRIVTGSLYLLSEIRQKLQL, from the coding sequence ATGATTCCGTTATTAGATGTATATAAAGAACGCTGGCAGGTTGTGAGTGATACGGCGATTAAACCCGGCCTTGCTTCCATCGAACACGCACTGGATGTTCTCGGTAATCCACAACGCGAGCTTAAGGTGGTGCACTTTGCTGGGACGAATGGTAAAGGCTCTACCTTAACCTTTGTGGAGGCGATGGCACGTGCGTATGATCTATCCGTAGGGAAATTTATGTCGCCGTGCGTTGTTGATGTTCACGACCAAATTCAAATCAACGGGCTTGCGATGGAACCACAGCAACTGGATATAATTTTTAAACAGCTTCGTGATGCAGGCTTAAGTGGCAAACTTACTGATTTTGAGCTATTAACGGTAGTGGCGCTGTTATTTTTCAAGCAGCAGCAAGTGGATTTAGTGTTACTTGAAGCGGGCATGGGGGGACGTATGGATAGCACAAATGTGGTACAACCAATCGTTTCGATTATTACAAGCATCGCACTTGAGCATACGAATTTTTTAGGTACGACGTTAGAAAGTATTGCTGCGCATAAAGCCGGGATTATTAAAAAGGAACGTCCTGTTGTATTAGGTGAAATGCCAGAGCAAGTGCAGCCGGTTTTTGAACAAGAGGCGAAGCACAAGCAAGCACATCTTGAAACGTACGGTGAGACGTTTTTTATCATAGAAGAGCAGCATGGTGAAACGTATACTAATCTCGAACGTCATGTGAAACTTGAACAGTTAACACGTCAATTTAAAGGACCGCATCAAGGGAAAAATATGGCGTTAGCAATTACGGCATTTTTACATGTACTGGAATTTTTCGACCAACCTTTGCATCCTGAAAAAATTCAACAAGCTGTTATGCAAGCACAGTTAGCAGGGCGTTTTGAAGAGGTGTTACCAAATGTTTATTTCGACGGCGCACATAATCCAGCAAGCATCGACATGCTCGTCCAAACCATTCAGCAGCAGTTTCCTGATCAAACAATCGAATTTGTCATTGGCTTATTGGCAGACAAAGATGTAGGAACGATTTTACAGCAACTTGAGCAAGTGAGCGATGTCTTTTATTTTGTGGATATTCATAACCCACGTGCAATGCCTGCACAGCTATTAATGAAAAAAAGTCATGCACAACATAAGGTGATGTTAGCAAATGTAGGTGCTTTTTTACGTCAGCCGGTTGAATTAGGGAAAATTCGAATTGTAACAGGGTCCCTTTATTTACTGAGTGAGATTAGACAAAAGCTTCAACTTTAA
- a CDS encoding GGDEF domain-containing protein, with amino-acid sequence MFSNLEKSRRNIIYLLAGVVTLVFVMNITSVSNMDILTILDFTFVTMIAACYPIKINNVKRMHVYWLVIPLLYLYGPMAMLLFYQLAIMIFLFFSRTKEGNYTHYPVYAFVFFVGPFLSYYVMVMLGFEFVEQSFLQMIFVNGLFYSIFLVFSGLIFMLIQKKSAVSLAKKELALTELLYGVVFILLGTVLYASIEMYGQISLIGALLCYLMVASISRNYDETKQKSKTLENIVDLQLKYNEYETQQQLTKEFLRKVQVVTGAKQISIVREVEMGFIFKNDQLQRNYVKRCQYEMLQHIFAENRIRYVEKRAYSQIKATFDDDEKIESLLALPISDTDQPSMLVLESEKCFAFEKGQIELCKLLVTAYQNALQQMNDMDAIMYKSERCALTGLYNYGYLTERLQDMELQLQQGKLACISTIILDIDHFKRLNDIYGHENGNLILKEFATGLRTLVDERYVLARYGGEEFVVLLPNISSNEAVKIAEHYRQRIEQLSFQVFVLEQQMKKQETVQITVSIGVASIPEHTDNSLDLISFADKALYVGAKQAGRNRVAVFKESLSY; translated from the coding sequence ATGTTTAGCAATCTAGAAAAAAGTAGGCGAAATATTATATATCTGCTTGCTGGTGTAGTTACTCTTGTATTTGTGATGAATATAACATCAGTAAGTAACATGGATATATTAACGATTTTAGATTTTACGTTTGTAACAATGATAGCCGCCTGTTATCCAATAAAGATAAATAATGTTAAGCGAATGCATGTTTATTGGCTTGTCATTCCATTGCTTTACTTGTATGGACCTATGGCGATGCTACTATTTTATCAATTAGCAATTATGATTTTTTTATTTTTTAGTCGGACAAAAGAAGGGAATTACACCCATTATCCAGTATATGCTTTTGTGTTTTTTGTTGGCCCATTTTTGTCTTATTATGTAATGGTGATGTTAGGTTTTGAATTTGTAGAACAGTCTTTTTTACAGATGATATTTGTGAATGGCTTATTTTATAGCATCTTTTTAGTGTTTAGTGGCTTGATTTTTATGTTAATTCAAAAAAAGTCGGCCGTTTCTCTGGCAAAAAAAGAACTTGCTCTTACGGAATTACTATATGGAGTAGTGTTTATTTTATTAGGGACGGTGCTATATGCCTCTATTGAAATGTACGGACAAATTTCTTTGATTGGTGCGTTACTTTGCTATTTAATGGTCGCGAGTATTTCGCGTAATTATGATGAAACAAAGCAAAAGTCCAAAACCCTTGAAAATATTGTAGATTTGCAGTTGAAATATAACGAATACGAAACTCAGCAACAGCTGACAAAGGAATTTTTGCGAAAAGTTCAAGTTGTGACAGGAGCAAAACAGATCTCAATTGTTCGCGAAGTAGAAATGGGTTTTATATTTAAAAACGATCAATTACAAAGGAACTATGTTAAACGTTGTCAGTATGAAATGTTGCAGCATATATTTGCAGAAAATCGTATTCGTTATGTCGAAAAACGTGCGTATTCCCAAATAAAAGCGACCTTTGACGATGATGAAAAAATTGAATCATTGTTAGCACTACCTATTAGTGATACGGATCAACCTAGTATGCTTGTATTAGAAAGTGAAAAGTGTTTTGCGTTTGAAAAAGGGCAAATTGAGTTATGCAAATTACTCGTAACTGCTTATCAAAATGCCCTACAACAAATGAATGATATGGATGCAATAATGTATAAAAGTGAGCGCTGTGCACTTACGGGTTTATACAATTATGGCTATTTAACAGAACGTTTACAAGACATGGAGTTGCAACTACAACAAGGAAAATTGGCTTGTATTTCGACAATTATTTTGGATATTGATCATTTTAAGCGATTAAATGATATTTATGGTCATGAAAATGGTAATCTCATACTGAAAGAATTCGCGACGGGCTTACGAACACTTGTAGATGAGCGCTATGTATTAGCACGCTACGGTGGAGAAGAATTTGTTGTATTGCTACCAAATATCTCGTCTAATGAAGCGGTGAAAATTGCCGAGCACTATCGACAAAGGATTGAGCAATTATCATTCCAAGTATTTGTGTTGGAGCAGCAAATGAAAAAGCAAGAAACCGTTCAGATTACGGTTTCAATAGGTGTGGCTAGTATTCCAGAACATACAGACAATAGTTTGGATTTGATTAGCTTTGCGGATAAAGCGTTATACGTAGGGGCAAAACAGGCAGGTAGGAACCGCGTAGCCGTGTTTAAAGAGTCCTTGTCATATTAA
- a CDS encoding translation initiation factor 2, which translates to MKKLKNNAVIQAMFVGSLTGIIGVLLLIVFLKIPVQQQLQPKQGEEVIAVQTEEQQEVVQVFYALQHGVFSSLESAAEFMGSSPTLNKAAIVNVESQYFVWSRLDIEKVESALTVVPSAFYKKMTLHSSCPTPAQLQLPKTLKDTKWLTLQAGTTADTALIPEDWIERAEEVLKLSTNPNVIRLHLTKNYFEQVECLKITF; encoded by the coding sequence ATGAAAAAACTTAAAAATAATGCGGTCATTCAAGCAATGTTTGTCGGTAGCTTAACAGGAATTATTGGGGTTCTCTTATTAATTGTTTTCTTAAAAATACCTGTACAACAACAACTGCAACCAAAGCAAGGTGAGGAAGTAATTGCAGTACAAACCGAAGAGCAACAGGAAGTTGTGCAAGTGTTTTATGCATTGCAACACGGTGTTTTCTCGTCGCTTGAGAGTGCGGCCGAGTTTATGGGGAGTTCCCCGACGTTAAATAAAGCAGCAATCGTAAATGTAGAATCACAATACTTCGTATGGTCTAGACTGGATATAGAAAAAGTAGAAAGCGCACTTACGGTTGTGCCAAGTGCTTTTTATAAAAAAATGACCCTTCATAGTAGCTGTCCCACTCCTGCACAACTGCAATTGCCGAAAACGCTCAAGGATACGAAATGGCTTACATTACAAGCCGGCACGACAGCGGACACTGCGTTGATTCCGGAAGACTGGATTGAACGAGCAGAAGAGGTATTAAAGTTATCAACAAATCCAAATGTCATTCGGCTCCATCTTACAAAAAATTATTTTGAACAGGTGGAATGCCTTAAAATCACTTTTTGA
- the mreD gene encoding rod shape-determining protein MreD — protein sequence MLTRLGIVVVGVVLFLLESEFAMFSPLALNGETYFLIPRFLILYLIFLAIYYSRKKAMIYGLIFGLCFDVFYLNIIGLYSVLYPAICFIAAWFVKRVEAHLLFTMFLSLGLLAVFEFILYEFFYMIQFTTMALQPFLVHRLAPTLIANFLFLLMLAWAFKYLIKARVFQRA from the coding sequence ATGCTCACTCGATTAGGAATCGTAGTAGTTGGGGTAGTATTATTTTTACTAGAGTCTGAATTTGCGATGTTTTCACCACTTGCGCTAAACGGTGAAACGTATTTTTTAATTCCACGCTTTTTAATTTTATATTTAATTTTTTTAGCCATTTATTATAGTCGTAAAAAAGCCATGATTTATGGCTTGATTTTTGGCCTTTGCTTCGATGTATTTTATCTTAACATCATTGGACTGTATAGCGTTTTATATCCAGCGATTTGCTTTATAGCAGCTTGGTTTGTAAAACGGGTAGAGGCGCATTTACTTTTTACTATGTTTTTATCACTAGGGCTATTAGCAGTATTTGAATTTATCTTATATGAATTTTTCTATATGATTCAATTTACAACGATGGCATTACAACCATTCTTAGTCCATCGATTAGCTCCAACTTTAATTGCAAATTTTTTATTTTTACTAATGCTTGCATGGGCGTTTAAATATTTAATTAAAGCGCGCGTATTTCAACGTGCTTGA